In Populus nigra chromosome 10, ddPopNigr1.1, whole genome shotgun sequence, the following proteins share a genomic window:
- the LOC133705729 gene encoding UDP-glucose 6-dehydrogenase 5-like, translated as MVKICCIGAGYVGGPTMAVIALKCPDIEVVVVDIFEPRIIAWNSDHLPIYEPGLDDVVKQCRGKNLFFSKDVEKHVAEADIVFVSVNTPTKTQGLGAGKAADLAYWESAARMIADVSKTDKIVVEKSTVPVKTAEAIEKILTHNSKGINFQILSNPEFLAEGTAIQDLFNPDRVLIGGRETPEGKKAIQALKDVYAHWVPVERIICTNLWSAELSKLAANAFLAQRISSVNAMSALCEATGADVFQVSHAIGKDTRIGPKFLNASVGFGGSCFQKDILNLVYICECNGLPEVASYWKQVVQVNEYQKTRFVNRMVSSMFNTVSGKKIAILGFAFKKDTGDTRETPAIGVCQGLLGDKAILSIYDPQVSQEQIQRDLSMHKSELDRPPHLQPASPTAIKQVTFVWDAYEAAKGAHGICILTEWDEFKTLDYQKIYDDMQKPAFVFDGRNVVDVDQLRQIGFIVYSIGKPLDAWLKDMPAVA; from the coding sequence ATGGTGAAGATCTGTTGCATTGGAGCTGGCTATGTCGGTGGGCCTACCATGGCCGTGATTGCACTGAAGTGCCCAGACATTGAAGTAGTGGTTGTTGATATTTTTGAGCCGCGAATTATTGCCTGGAATAGTGACCATCTTCCCATTTATGAACCAGGCCTTGATGATGTGGTAAAACAGTGCAGGGGAAAGAACCTCTTCTTTAGCAAAGATGTGGAAAAGCATGTGGCAGAAGCTGATATAGTCTTTGTATCAGTAAATACACCAACCAAAACTCAGGGACTTGGAGCTGGCAAAGCAGCCGACCTAGCTTATTGGGAGAGTGCTGCTCGTATGATTGCAGATGTATCAAAAACTGACAAAATTGTTGTTGAGAAATCAACAGTTCCAGTGAAAACGGCAGAAGCAATTGAAAAGATTTTGACCCACAACAGCAAAGGCATCAACTTTCAGATTCTTTCCAACCCGGAATTTCTTGCCGAGGGAACTGCAATTCAGGACCTTTTCAACCCAGACCGAGTTCTTATTGGTGGCAGGGAGACCCCAGAAGGGAAGAAGGCAATTCAAGCATTGAAAGATGTATATGCCCATTGGGTTCCTGTGGAACGGATCATATGCACCAATCTCTGGTCTGCTGAACTCTCGAAACTTGCTGCAAATGCCTTTTTGGCACAGCGGATCTCTTCTGTTAATGCCATGTCGGCACTCTGCGAAGCCACAGGTGCAGATGTCTTCCAAGTATCCCATGCTATTGGAAAGGACACGAGGATTGGGCCAAAGTTCTTGAATGCAAGTGTGGGTTTTGGTGGATCGTGTTTCCAGAAGGATATCCTGAACCTGGTCTACATTTGTGAGTGCAATGGCCTCCCCGAGGTTGCAAGCTACTGGAAACAGGTTGTTCAGGTGAATGAGTACCAAAAAACACGTTTTGTGAACCGGATGGTTTCCTCCATGTTCAACACAGTCTCAGGTAAGAAAATTGCAATTTTAGGATTTGCTTTCAAGAAAGACACAGGTGATACAAGGGAGACCCCAGCCATAGGTGTTTGCCAGGGCTTGTTGGGTGACAAGGCTATATTGAGCATATATGACCCTCAGGTTTCACAGGAACAGATTCAAAGGGATCTCTCAATGCACAAATCTGAATTGGATAGGCCTCCTCATCTTCAGCCAGCGAGCCCCACGGCTATCAAGCAAGTTACGTTTGTATGGGATGCTTATGAAGCAGCAAAGGGTGCTCATGGGATCTGCATATTAACCGAGTGGGATGAGTTCAAAACTCTTGATTACCAGAAGATCTATGATGATATGCAGAAGCctgcttttgtttttgatggACGTAATGTAGTGGATGTTGATCAGCTGAGGCAAATTGGCTTTATTGTTTACTCCATTGGTAAGCCATTGGATGCCTGGCTGAAGGACATGCCTGCTGTGGCATAA
- the LOC133706042 gene encoding uncharacterized protein LOC133706042 isoform X1 — protein sequence MGFKRPFDDEEFQDLPFKQARQVECCNKLTQLSETGAHCNVPKKPDVAADGYGSNFFKIQWHETFENDLIEVSNFAKDSDSSGPLSLVTSSSSDEDFGSWPAAYSSLSSEYFEAEFPQKTSIPLADVYSSYLDEFPRKQVPLGPNHQASIPLWDRHMKKDKLADSFNTNGSSLSESDHHIYNDNEEKLVGTCIIPMPDTKPCLSTRYEAACGRIDCECLDEGSVRCVRQHILEAREELLKSTGHENFVNLGFYDMGEEVSCKWAKEEERVFHEVVYSRPESLGQNFWKHLAQVFPYRTTKEIVSYYFNVFMLRKRAAQNRSNLLDIDSDDDELPRINRGSYIQVLEEDADSDLESPVDQYDHAELGGDILEDDINDDSEILEDDINDDSDDDAGGASDEVGDGSGDTRGEDSGIDYASETLDMNSIDPAVKHMDDNAGQDGVDFIVQDDSCMSFEFQADKVDSCGLVDTRAALHVNRSDYSKCLPSKVDGCGDDEDRVYLLDLCDAKDWDARYFSPIRGVDLLPTSNIIEEIFGQGTCDNQTRDANGIS from the exons ATGGGATTTAAACGGCCTTTTGATGATGAAGAGTTTCAGGATCTTCCTTTTAAGCAGGCAAGACAGGTGGAATGTTGCAATAAGTTGACTCAATTGTCAGAAACTGGTGCACATTGTAATGTGCCTAAGAAACCTGATGTTGCAG CAGATGGCTATGGGAGcaactttttcaaaattcagTGGCATGAGACATTTGAGAATGACTTAATTGAAGTTTCAAATTTTGCTAAAGATTCTGACTCCAGTGGTCCTTTGTCGTTAGTCACCAGCAGTTCCAGTGATGAAGATTTTGGGTCCTGGCCAGCAGCttactcttctctttcttctgaATATTTTGAGGCTGAGTTTCCACAGAAAACATCCATACCTCTGGCAGATGTCTACTCATCCTATTTGGATGAATTTCCTAGGAAACAAGTTCCTCTTGGACCAAATCACCAAGCCAGCATTCCATTGTGGGACAGGCATATGAAGAAGGATAAGCTAGCAGACTCATTCAATACAAATGGTTCCTCGTTGTCTGAATCAGACCATCAcatttataatgataatgaagAGAAGTTGGTGGGAACTTGTATCATTCCAATGCCGGATACAAAACCATGTCTGTCCACTAGGTATGAGGCTGCTTGTGGCAGAATTGATTGTGAGTGCCTGGATGAAGGCTCTGTCAGATGTGTGCGGCAGCACATACTGGAAGCGCGGGAAGAATTATTAAAATCTACTGGGCATGAAAATTTTGTAAACTTGGGGTTTTATGACATGGGAGAGGAGGTGTCTTGTAAATGGGCCAAGGAAGAGGAACGGGTTTTCCATGAAGTTGTTTATTCCAGGCCAGAGTCCTTGGGCCAGAATTTTTGGAAGCACTTGGCACAAGTGTTTCCTTATAGAACCACAAAGGAAATTGTCAGCTATTACTTCAATGTCTTTATGCTTCGGAAGCGAGCTGCTCAGAATAGATCTAACCTGCTGGACATTGACAGTGATGACGATGAATTGCCTCGGATCAATAGAGGCTCCTATATTCAAGTTTTAGAAGAAGATGCAGATTCTGATCTCGAGTCCCCTGTTGATCAATATGATCATGCAGAACTGGGAGGCGATATTCTTGAAGATGACATCAATGATGACAGTGAAATTCTTGAAGATGACATCAATGATGACAGTGATGATGATGCTGGTGGTGCTTCTGATGAGGTGGGAGATGGTAGTGGAGACACCAGAGGAGAAGATTCTGGGATAGATTATGCCTCAGAAACACTTGATATGAACAGTATCGATCCTGCTGTTAAGCATATGGACGATAATGCTGGTCAAGATGGGGTGGATTTCATTGTTCAAGATGACTCTTGCATGTCTTTTGAGTTCCAAGCTGATAAAGTTGACTCTTGTGGTCTAGTTGACACCAGGGCTGCTCTGCATGTAAATAGAAGTGACTATAGCAAATGCTTGCCCAGTAAAGTAGATGGATGTGGTGATGATGAGGATCGGGTATACTTGTTGGACCTCTGTGATGCTAAAGATTGGGATGCCCGTTACTTTAGTCCAATCAGGGGTGTTGATCTTCTTCCTACAAGTAACATCATTGAAGAGATTTTCGGACAAGGAACCTGTGACAACCAGACAAGAGATGCCAATGGCATCAGCTAG
- the LOC133706042 gene encoding uncharacterized protein LOC133706042 isoform X2, giving the protein MGFKRPFDDEEFQDLPFKQARQVECCNKLTQLSETGAHCNVPKKPDVADGYGSNFFKIQWHETFENDLIEVSNFAKDSDSSGPLSLVTSSSSDEDFGSWPAAYSSLSSEYFEAEFPQKTSIPLADVYSSYLDEFPRKQVPLGPNHQASIPLWDRHMKKDKLADSFNTNGSSLSESDHHIYNDNEEKLVGTCIIPMPDTKPCLSTRYEAACGRIDCECLDEGSVRCVRQHILEAREELLKSTGHENFVNLGFYDMGEEVSCKWAKEEERVFHEVVYSRPESLGQNFWKHLAQVFPYRTTKEIVSYYFNVFMLRKRAAQNRSNLLDIDSDDDELPRINRGSYIQVLEEDADSDLESPVDQYDHAELGGDILEDDINDDSEILEDDINDDSDDDAGGASDEVGDGSGDTRGEDSGIDYASETLDMNSIDPAVKHMDDNAGQDGVDFIVQDDSCMSFEFQADKVDSCGLVDTRAALHVNRSDYSKCLPSKVDGCGDDEDRVYLLDLCDAKDWDARYFSPIRGVDLLPTSNIIEEIFGQGTCDNQTRDANGIS; this is encoded by the exons ATGGGATTTAAACGGCCTTTTGATGATGAAGAGTTTCAGGATCTTCCTTTTAAGCAGGCAAGACAGGTGGAATGTTGCAATAAGTTGACTCAATTGTCAGAAACTGGTGCACATTGTAATGTGCCTAAGAAACCTGATGTTGCAG ATGGCTATGGGAGcaactttttcaaaattcagTGGCATGAGACATTTGAGAATGACTTAATTGAAGTTTCAAATTTTGCTAAAGATTCTGACTCCAGTGGTCCTTTGTCGTTAGTCACCAGCAGTTCCAGTGATGAAGATTTTGGGTCCTGGCCAGCAGCttactcttctctttcttctgaATATTTTGAGGCTGAGTTTCCACAGAAAACATCCATACCTCTGGCAGATGTCTACTCATCCTATTTGGATGAATTTCCTAGGAAACAAGTTCCTCTTGGACCAAATCACCAAGCCAGCATTCCATTGTGGGACAGGCATATGAAGAAGGATAAGCTAGCAGACTCATTCAATACAAATGGTTCCTCGTTGTCTGAATCAGACCATCAcatttataatgataatgaagAGAAGTTGGTGGGAACTTGTATCATTCCAATGCCGGATACAAAACCATGTCTGTCCACTAGGTATGAGGCTGCTTGTGGCAGAATTGATTGTGAGTGCCTGGATGAAGGCTCTGTCAGATGTGTGCGGCAGCACATACTGGAAGCGCGGGAAGAATTATTAAAATCTACTGGGCATGAAAATTTTGTAAACTTGGGGTTTTATGACATGGGAGAGGAGGTGTCTTGTAAATGGGCCAAGGAAGAGGAACGGGTTTTCCATGAAGTTGTTTATTCCAGGCCAGAGTCCTTGGGCCAGAATTTTTGGAAGCACTTGGCACAAGTGTTTCCTTATAGAACCACAAAGGAAATTGTCAGCTATTACTTCAATGTCTTTATGCTTCGGAAGCGAGCTGCTCAGAATAGATCTAACCTGCTGGACATTGACAGTGATGACGATGAATTGCCTCGGATCAATAGAGGCTCCTATATTCAAGTTTTAGAAGAAGATGCAGATTCTGATCTCGAGTCCCCTGTTGATCAATATGATCATGCAGAACTGGGAGGCGATATTCTTGAAGATGACATCAATGATGACAGTGAAATTCTTGAAGATGACATCAATGATGACAGTGATGATGATGCTGGTGGTGCTTCTGATGAGGTGGGAGATGGTAGTGGAGACACCAGAGGAGAAGATTCTGGGATAGATTATGCCTCAGAAACACTTGATATGAACAGTATCGATCCTGCTGTTAAGCATATGGACGATAATGCTGGTCAAGATGGGGTGGATTTCATTGTTCAAGATGACTCTTGCATGTCTTTTGAGTTCCAAGCTGATAAAGTTGACTCTTGTGGTCTAGTTGACACCAGGGCTGCTCTGCATGTAAATAGAAGTGACTATAGCAAATGCTTGCCCAGTAAAGTAGATGGATGTGGTGATGATGAGGATCGGGTATACTTGTTGGACCTCTGTGATGCTAAAGATTGGGATGCCCGTTACTTTAGTCCAATCAGGGGTGTTGATCTTCTTCCTACAAGTAACATCATTGAAGAGATTTTCGGACAAGGAACCTGTGACAACCAGACAAGAGATGCCAATGGCATCAGCTAG